TCAACGCGCTAAAGCCTTTCCCTGCATTTCCACTTCCACTCGCTGCCCCAACTTAAGCGGCGTAGGTTCCAATAGCGCAATTTTCACCAGCAACACGCGCGTATCTGAAGGTCTTCCCGGGTCCTGGGGTTTTAAACGTCTGTCTACTACTGCATCAGGTATTTCTTCCACCTTTCCTTGCCAGGATTGATTTACGTAACCTTCTGCGGTTATCTGAACTTTAGCGCCTGTCACTATTCGGCCCACATCAAACTCATCCACTTCTGCTTCCACGCGCATTTTACTGAGATCGGCTATCATCACCAAGTGCGTACCAGGTGCGACCATTTCCCCGGGGTTGGTGTAGCGGGTAATTATCACGCCATCAATCGGCGAGAGAATACGTGATTTATCAAGTGACACTTGAATGCGCCGCGCAGCGGCCTGTGCAGTGGCAAGTCGTGCCAAGGCGGCTTTATGATCATGCACCGCGCGATCCAGATTTTGCTTGGTCCCCATCTGTTTCTGGAACAGCAATTTGTACCGCTCAACTTCTATTTTTGCCAATTGTAATGTCGCTTCTGCTTCACGTATTTTTGCTCTGGATTCCGCCAACATCGCTCGCAGTTCATCTGTTTCCAATTCTGCAATCAGATCGCCTTTTTTCACGGACATTTTTTCATCGACTGGCAACTTTACCACTACTCCACTTTGCTCAGCACTCACTACGATTTCTGCGCCGGGATAAGTAACCACCCGCCCTTCAGCAATGATTCGCACAGATTGACTCGAGTTGATCTTGACCGCAGGTGCTGTTTTCCCGGGATTTTCCTGCGGCTTGCCACATGCCCCCAATCCAGCTGCCATCATCACAAAAAGCAACAGTAAGAATAATCGTTTGAATTGTTGAGACATCGCCATCAATTCCCTGTTAAGTCAGCTTGCCATCACGAATCGTCAGAACACGGTCGGAAATTTCCCGCACTTGTGGGTCGTGTGTCACAATCAATAGCGCACGATCTTTCTGCTTCGCCAGATCACGAAAGAGGGACAGTATCTGCCCGCCAGTTTGAGAGTCCAGATTTGCAGTAGGCTCATCAGCAAGAATAATGGCAGCATTGCCTGCCAGTGCACGCGCAATCGCGACCCGCTGCTTCTGACCGCCAGACAAATCCTCCGGCAAAAAATCTTTACGTTCAGCCAGCCCAACCGCATCCAGGGCACGCGCCGCTTCATCCTGTGCTGTATGGTTTTTAACGCCCTTGATATTTAATGCGTATTCCACATTTTCAACCGCGGTAAGAGAAGGAAACAAATTAAATTGCTGGAATACAAAGCCAATGTATTTTCTGCGTATTGCTGCCAACCGCCTAGGATCAACCAGCGCATCATCTATCATGACCCGTCCATCACTGGGTGTAAGAATGCACCCTAAAATTGAGAGCAGCGTGGTTTTTCCCGAACCAGACGGCCCTTCCAGCGTTACAACTTCACCCCGTTCCAA
This genomic window from Sulfurirhabdus autotrophica contains:
- a CDS encoding efflux RND transporter periplasmic adaptor subunit; the encoded protein is MSQQFKRLFLLLLFVMMAAGLGACGKPQENPGKTAPAVKINSSQSVRIIAEGRVVTYPGAEIVVSAEQSGVVVKLPVDEKMSVKKGDLIAELETDELRAMLAESRAKIREAEATLQLAKIEVERYKLLFQKQMGTKQNLDRAVHDHKAALARLATAQAAARRIQVSLDKSRILSPIDGVIITRYTNPGEMVAPGTHLVMIADLSKMRVEAEVDEFDVGRIVTGAKVQITAEGYVNQSWQGKVEEIPDAVVDRRLKPQDPGRPSDTRVLLVKIALLEPTPLKLGQRVEVEMQGKALAR
- a CDS encoding ABC transporter ATP-binding protein, whose translation is MPVLKAENIIKVYREGNQAVQVLNGISLALERGEVVTLEGPSGSGKTTLLSILGCILTPSDGRVMIDDALVDPRRLAAIRRKYIGFVFQQFNLFPSLTAVENVEYALNIKGVKNHTAQDEAARALDAVGLAERKDFLPEDLSGGQKQRVAIARALAGNAAIILADEPTANLDSQTGGQILSLFRDLAKQKDRALLIVTHDPQVREISDRVLTIRDGKLT